The following are from one region of the Terriglobia bacterium genome:
- a CDS encoding transposase — MMIIGCDFHPSWQQIAWVDTETGETGEQKLVHASGDGNQFYQHPGLPALIGMEATGNSQWFIELVQDLGHEIWIGDAAEIRASYVRKQKTDKRDAAHILKLVVEGRFPRLWTPDREQRDLRQLVLHRHKLVMIRSRVKNELQHLSLNKGMQRKRKLWSQIGQQMLREL, encoded by the coding sequence ATGATGATTATAGGATGTGATTTTCATCCTAGCTGGCAACAGATTGCGTGGGTGGATACAGAAACAGGGGAAACGGGCGAGCAGAAACTGGTGCACGCCTCGGGCGATGGCAACCAGTTCTACCAACACCCGGGGCTACCGGCGCTGATCGGCATGGAGGCCACGGGCAACAGCCAGTGGTTCATCGAACTGGTGCAGGACCTGGGGCACGAGATCTGGATCGGGGACGCGGCCGAGATCCGGGCTAGCTACGTGCGCAAGCAGAAGACCGACAAGCGGGATGCGGCGCACATTCTGAAGCTCGTGGTGGAAGGCCGTTTCCCGCGCCTGTGGACGCCGGACCGCGAGCAGCGCGACCTGCGGCAACTGGTGCTGCACCGGCACAAACTCGTGATGATCCGGAGCCGCGTGAAAAACGAACTGCAACACCTTTCCTTGAATAAGGGAATGCAGCGCAAGCGCAAGCTGTGGAGCCAAATCGGGCAGCAGATGCTGCGTGAGCTGTGA
- a CDS encoding biotin transporter BioY, translated as MARDTAIVRDQVAAMSAARQVAIVIGASLFVALCARLWVPLPFTPVPLTLANFGVLVVGILLGSKRGFAALAVYLAQGAAGLPVFSSFGPGGIAQLLGPTGGYLLAYPAAAFLAGWIAERGAGKFARFVMAALAAEVVLFAGGLAWLVVLTHGATQAMNFGLYPFLFAEIIKIAAAAGIATRIEL; from the coding sequence ATGGCGAGAGATACAGCGATCGTGCGGGACCAGGTCGCGGCGATGAGCGCGGCGCGGCAGGTGGCGATTGTCATTGGGGCGAGCCTGTTTGTAGCGCTGTGCGCGCGGCTGTGGGTGCCGCTGCCGTTTACGCCGGTGCCGCTAACGCTGGCCAACTTCGGGGTGCTGGTGGTCGGCATACTGCTGGGCAGCAAGCGCGGATTCGCCGCGCTCGCCGTGTATCTGGCGCAGGGGGCAGCCGGGTTGCCGGTGTTCAGCTCCTTCGGCCCGGGCGGCATCGCGCAACTGCTGGGCCCCACCGGCGGTTATCTGCTCGCCTATCCCGCGGCGGCTTTCCTGGCCGGATGGATCGCGGAGCGCGGCGCCGGCAAGTTCGCGCGATTCGTGATGGCGGCCCTGGCGGCGGAAGTTGTGTTATTTGCCGGCGGGCTGGCATGGCTTGTGGTGTTGACGCATGGCGCCACGCAGGCGATGAATTTCGGGCTGTATCCATTCCTGTTCGCCGAGATCATCAAGATCGCGGCCGCGGCAGGAATTGCGACGCGCATCGAGTTGTGA
- a CDS encoding transposase: MDGAVQQAADQHPQAKLLMTQPGVGPNTALAYVLTIGDANRFARGKQVASYLGLIPREESSGGRQKLGAITKQGNRMVRSLLVEAAQVAVRLDPGMRKQYLHRCHQKPKGVAKVAAARKLAVRLYWMLRTQTGYPEIVRIESSSGLALVGAS, translated from the coding sequence TTGGACGGAGCCGTGCAGCAAGCCGCCGATCAGCATCCGCAAGCGAAGCTGCTGATGACGCAACCCGGGGTGGGGCCGAACACCGCGCTGGCATACGTACTCACCATCGGCGATGCGAACCGCTTTGCACGCGGCAAGCAGGTGGCCAGCTACTTGGGTTTGATTCCGCGCGAGGAAAGCTCGGGTGGACGGCAGAAGCTGGGCGCGATCACCAAGCAGGGCAACCGGATGGTGCGCTCCTTACTGGTGGAAGCCGCACAGGTCGCAGTGCGCCTGGACCCAGGGATGAGGAAACAGTACTTACATCGCTGCCACCAAAAACCGAAAGGCGTGGCCAAGGTGGCAGCGGCGCGCAAATTAGCCGTACGACTCTACTGGATGCTGCGCACGCAGACGGGGTATCCGGAGATCGTTCGCATCGAGAGCAGCTCGGGGCTGGCCCTGGTCGGCGCAAGCTAG
- a CDS encoding aminopeptidase P N-terminal domain-containing protein, which produces MKKLRSPVGTAREAFSAGRNAVTTKLTIAVVLLLLLIVTAAFALERQPNQTYRARREALAKKANGAPILVFATTESDLTEVLTGFRQDEDFWYLTGVNEPGAAVLIVPALDAEALKAANAQLPPGRPATLKPRAYSEVLLLPQRNRAAERWTGPKLGPDDPEAKTATGFDRIVAIDALRDELAKVVSPLGGVVLVNEGKDSKLALDWLKHGNLSVYSRDARPLIASLRAVKDAGEIELIRKATDASVEAHLAAWKAIKPGASERQIAALMVYEYERRGCERPAYGPIVGSGFDSTVLHYDEDSGPINDGDVIVMDVGGEYSMYATDITRTVPANGEFTPRQRELYDIVLGAQQAAIRAFRSGKSVLSGRDENSLFMAAYDYIDSHGKDLHGQPLGQYFIHGVSHMVGLNVHDPGGEGKPLGPGMVFTIEPGIYIPEEKIGVRIEDTFLVDGGGKLVSLSEKLPKTAEEIERYMAGR; this is translated from the coding sequence GTGAAAAAACTCCGGAGTCCCGTAGGGACGGCACGAGAAGCGTTTTCGGCGGGGCGGAACGCCGTAACGACAAAATTAACCATCGCCGTTGTTTTGCTGCTGCTCCTCATCGTCACCGCCGCCTTTGCCCTCGAGCGGCAGCCCAACCAGACTTACCGCGCCCGCCGCGAGGCGCTGGCCAAGAAAGCCAATGGCGCGCCGATCCTCGTCTTTGCCACCACCGAGAGCGATCTCACCGAGGTGCTCACCGGCTTCCGCCAGGACGAGGATTTCTGGTATCTCACCGGAGTGAACGAGCCCGGCGCGGCGGTGCTGATCGTGCCCGCACTAGACGCCGAAGCGTTGAAGGCCGCCAACGCGCAGTTGCCGCCCGGACGTCCAGCGACGTTAAAGCCGCGCGCGTACTCCGAGGTCCTGCTGCTGCCGCAACGCAATCGCGCCGCCGAGCGCTGGACTGGACCGAAGCTCGGCCCCGACGATCCCGAGGCGAAGACGGCAACCGGCTTTGATCGCATCGTGGCGATTGACGCATTGCGCGACGAGTTGGCGAAGGTCGTTTCCCCGCTGGGCGGCGTGGTGCTGGTCAATGAAGGCAAGGATTCCAAGCTCGCCCTCGACTGGCTGAAGCACGGCAACCTGTCGGTCTATTCGCGTGACGCCCGCCCGCTGATCGCGTCGCTGCGGGCGGTGAAGGACGCGGGCGAGATCGAGCTGATCCGCAAGGCTACCGACGCGTCGGTCGAGGCGCACCTGGCGGCCTGGAAGGCGATCAAGCCGGGCGCGTCCGAGCGCCAGATCGCAGCGCTCATGGTGTACGAGTACGAGCGGCGCGGCTGCGAGCGTCCGGCGTACGGGCCGATTGTCGGCTCGGGCTTTGACTCCACCGTGCTGCACTACGACGAAGACTCCGGGCCGATCAACGACGGCGACGTGATCGTGATGGACGTGGGCGGCGAGTACTCGATGTACGCCACCGACATCACGCGCACCGTGCCCGCCAACGGCGAGTTCACGCCGCGGCAGCGCGAGCTTTACGACATCGTGCTGGGCGCGCAGCAGGCGGCGATCCGGGCGTTCCGGTCGGGCAAGTCCGTGCTCAGCGGGCGCGACGAGAATTCGCTGTTCATGGCCGCCTACGACTACATCGACTCGCACGGCAAGGACCTGCACGGACAGCCGCTGGGACAATACTTCATCCACGGCGTCAGCCACATGGTCGGGCTGAACGTGCACGATCCCGGCGGCGAGGGCAAGCCGCTCGGGCCGGGCATGGTATTCACCATCGAGCCCGGCATTTACATTCCGGAAGAGAAGATCGGCGTGCGCATCGAGGACACGTTCCTGGTGGATGGAGGCGGAAAGCTGGTCAGCCTGAGCGAGAAACTGCCGAAGACGGCGGAGGAGATTGAGAGGTACATGGCGGGACGATAA